A region of Coccinella septempunctata chromosome 5, icCocSept1.1, whole genome shotgun sequence DNA encodes the following proteins:
- the LOC123313965 gene encoding uncharacterized protein LOC123313965, translating to MTYAAETRAETAETKRMARTNEMRVLRAITGNTLRDQRRSDEIRKECQTEDVVRWTRARRRFWNEHVSRMSSDRIAKIARNGRPASKRPVGRPPKRWKDSWTSISQEREEENG from the coding sequence ATGACATACGCGGCGGAAACAagagcagaaacagctgaaacTAAAAGAATGGCACGAACAAACGAGATGCGAGTTTTGAGGGCAATCACAGGGAACACATTGAGAGACCAGAGAAGAAGCGACGAGATCAGAAAAGAATGCCAGACGGAGGACGTAGTTAGATGGACCCGCGCGAGAAGAAGGTTCTGGAATGAACATGTCTCACGTATGTCAAGCGACAGAATAGCGAAAATCGCGAGAAACGGAAGACCAGCATCCAAAAGACCTGTAGGGAGACCCCCAAAAAGGTGGAAGGACAGCTGGACCTCAATATCTCAAGAACGAGAGGAGGAAAATGGGTGA
- the LOC123313964 gene encoding uncharacterized protein LOC123313964: MGIEIDESCLTTLFFGDDQVIIANCEEDIDYMLRKLKEEYEKWGLNINMKKTEYLHIGGEQEEEDPSLQLREIRSCKEYKYLGSIISKEGTSDNDIAYRVQQGKKCVRILNSLLWSSQISLNTKMTIYRAIVEPIMTYGSECWQLSVKNKRSIDTVEVDFLRRANRVSRLEHIPNAEIRRRSKRVHTTSEQIETRQLIWYGHVMRMDNTRWPKRALNYAPINRRKKGRPAISWMKGIENTMRDRAIAEDEWRDRKRWRSKCGMRQRP, encoded by the coding sequence ATGGGAATAGAGATCGATGAATCCTGCTTAACAACTTTATTCTTTGGTGATGACCAGGTTATCATTGCGAACTGTGAAGAAGATATCGACTATATGCTAAGAAAACTTAAGGAAGAGTACGAAAAATGGGGGCTGAAcataaatatgaagaaaacagaGTACTTGCATATAGGAGgagaacaagaagaagaagaccccAGCTTACAACTGCGAGAGATAAGATCGTGCAAAGAAtacaaatacttgggaagcatCATATCAAAAGAGGGAACATCGGATAACGACATAGCATATAGAGTTCAACAGGGGAAGAAATGCGTGCGAATATTAAATTCTCTACTTTGGTCCAGTCAGATAAGTTTGAATACAAAGATGACAATTTACAGAGCGATTGTAGAgcccataatgacttatggatCAGAGTGCTGGCAGTTATCCGTAAAGAACAAGAGGAGCATCGATACTGTGGAGGTTGACTTTctcagaagagcaaatagggtGTCTAGATTGGAACATATACCAAATGCAGAGATAAGAAGAAGATCAAAGAGAGTTCACACCACCTCTGAACAAATAGAAACGAGACAGCTTATATGGTATGGACACGTAATGAGGATGGATAACACGAGATGGCCGAAGAGAGCTCTCAATTATGCACCAATAAATAGAAGAAAGAAAGGAAGACCAGCAATATCATGGATGAAGGGCATAGAAAATACAATGAGAGATAGAGCAATAGCTGAGGATGAATGGAGGGATAGAAAACGATGGCGATCGAAATGCGGGATGCGGCAGAGGCCGTAG
- the LOC123313966 gene encoding uncharacterized protein LOC123313966: MTFDYKLTWHEHIKQLKSDCIKRMNIMKVLANNTWGADEKTLLTIYRTLIRSKLDYGSIIYATASKTLLKSLNVVQNTALRIATGAFITSPSQSLCKETGEIPLFLRRQMLQMTYAARISADEQNPLQSQIYGQKYRELYNKQPKLRSPFYHQVNLISDSNFPDTLSLKPPKYPPWTSRKIDINITLTSYKKNETVPAEFQQKFLEIISELNYNEIIYTDASKSTGRVGCAYLTNRGPKKFKLPSDCSIFTAELIAILQALEYVKKTKITHSIICTDSLSAIQAILEIYSKNPIVNNIKDLFTSIDQEHNICRLIWVPSHCGIAGNEEADRAAKEASFDGQEIAIMTTYDLSNKYKTYIRNKWENIWQNQRSKLALIDPSTTYVSPSVTITKRRDLVIFRRLRIGHTRVTHNHLLVKEDVPRCATCDADITVQHILIDCQLYLPQRNHFNVSESMKEALRINSPLSLNTLDFIKNINVKI, encoded by the coding sequence ATGACATTCGACTATAAATTGACATGGCATGAACACATCAAACAATTAAAATCAGACTGTATTAAGCGGATGAACATAATGAAAGTTTTGGCAAATAATACCTGGGGAGCTGATGAGAAAACCCTTCTAACCATATACCGAACACTGATAAGATCGAAACTTGACTATGGTTCAATAATATATGCAACAGCTAGCAAAACTTTACTGAAAAGTCTAAATGTTGTACAAAATACCGCCCTCCGAATAGCTACAGGTGCTTTTATAACAAGTCCTTCACAAAGTTTATGCAAAGAGACTGGCGAAATACCACTTTTCCTTCGAAGACAGATGCTACAGATGACATATGCGGCAAGGATATCCGCAGATGAACAAAACCCCCTACAAAGCCAAATTTATGGGCAGAAGTATAGAGAACTCTACAATAAACAACCGAAACTTAGATCACCTTTTTATCATCAAGTCAACCTTATATCAGATTCAAATTTCCCTGACACTCTGAGCTTAAAACCTCCTAAATACCCACCATGGACTAGTAGGAAGATCGACATCAATATAACACTCACATCCTACAAAAAGAACGAAACCGTGCCAGCTgagtttcaacaaaaattcCTCGAAATAATATCCGAACTCAATTACAATGAAATTATCTACACAGACGCTTCCAAGTCAACCGGAAGAGTAGGATGTGCCTATCTCACCAATAGGGGacctaaaaaattcaaactacCTTCGGACTGTAGTATTTTCACAGCGGAACTGATAGCTATACTGCAAGCACTCGAATAcgtaaaaaaaacgaaaattacACACTCCATAATATGCACCGACTCACTAAGCGCCATCCAAGCAATTCTAGAAATTTACAGCAAAAACCCTATCGTCAACAACATAAAAGATCTTTTCACTTCCATTGACCAGGAACACAATATTTGTCGTCTAATTTGGGTTCCATCTCATTGTGGTATTGCTGGAAATGAGGAAGCAGACAGAGCAGCAAAAGAAGCAAGTTTCGACGGGCAGGAAATAGCGATCATGACCACCTATGACCTCagcaataaatataaaacttaCATAAGAAACAAATGGGAAAATATTTGGCAAAATCAAAGATCAAAGTTAGCGCTCATCGACCCCTCAACAACTTACGTATCACCCTCAGTCACAATCACAAAAAGGAGAGATCTTGTGATATTTAGGCGTCTTCGAATAGGCCACACTAGGGTTACACACAACCACCTCCTTGTGAAGGAAGATGTCCCAAGATGTGCTACATGTGATGCTGATATCACTGTACAACATATCCTAATCGATTGCCAATTATACCTACCCCAAAGGAACCATTTCAATGTCAGCGAATCAATGAAGGAGGCCCTGAGAATAAATTCTCCATTATCCCTAAACACCTTGGATTTCATAAAGAACatcaatgtcaaaatttga